The Centroberyx gerrardi isolate f3 chromosome 8, fCenGer3.hap1.cur.20231027, whole genome shotgun sequence genomic sequence TTCTCTAGTGCAAACAGCAGcatggatcacacacacacacacacacacacacacacacacacacacacatctgaaaacGTGTTCGCCCTCTACTTTCTGTTTAATGAATACAAATCAATTTTTGATCAATAAATGGAcacagtgactgtgtgtgtgcggttcTCCCTCCCGCCAGCAGGAGGCGACAGAGAAcggaagcagcagcagcgactCAGTTTGTTTTCATCCAGCTGAGCGCGAGCTGCTGCAGGTGAGGACCGAGCCAGGTGAGCTGAGCAGAAGCCTGATGTCGGTCTCGATACAGACACTACTGACCGCAGACtgtgggagacagacaggagagctgCCGGTCTGTAGTCAGACGGTCTGGCTGCTGCAGCTAGCCCagcctgctaacgttagccagacTTGTAGCCCGAAACCAGGTCGTGCCGAACTCCATTAAAAAATCTAACAGTTTGATGTTGGTTTGCTGATCGGCGGAGGAACACACCCGACTTAAGACCTTTAACGAACCGGCAGGAGCCTCTCTGAAATTCGGCATGCATCCTGTACAGCAAGAAACtattttttcaataaaattgTAACTTTTATAAGCGGTTTACACTGCGCGCTACATGGACCGTCCGAGGCTCGCTGCTGCACCGTGCTGCTTGTTGAAAGAAAATTGTAAGAATAACAGGCGCTTCAGTTATAAAGTTGGAatattattgaaataagtgttgCTTGCTGGATCATATGAACGCCGATCTTACCAGTGGCtcagtacagttcagtaaaGGTCTTCAGTCATCTTCCACGAGTTGTGCACGAGTGCCGACAAGCAAGGAAGCGTTAAAGTGCCAGATATTTTAACCGAGTTTTGCGCGAGATTTTCCCCATAAGGACGGAACGTAGTTGGTAGTTTAGATCAGTAACGTTAGGTCGGTAGTGCAGACAGACCGGATGTGCTGTGGCGGAGTCAGGCAGGTCTGTGCTGAGTCTGTAATGATGTAAACTGTGGGGCAggaagaggtcagaggtcagaggtcacctggTCAGCCTCCATCATGGTGAAACAGCAGCGGAGGACCAACAGGTGAGGACcgggtgtctgtctgtcctctctttcatgctctctcactgtttttctgtctctctctctttctttctttcttttgttcactttctgtttttctctctttccttctctctctttctgtttttttctagcGCTCTCTGTAGCTTGAAACCTTTATATTCTgttgactctgactctgatcAGACTCCCTTACCTCCTCAGAAGTTTGAATTAAAGCATCAAACAGGTAAttaaccatctctctctctctctccctctctctcctctgtctctgtctttctctctctctctccactctctctctctctccctctgtgtctctcccccctctccccctctctctctctctctctctccctctctctctctctctctgtcctctctctctctcctctctctctctctctctttctctctccctctcttctctctctctttctctccctctctctctccctctctctctgtctctctccccctctctctctctctctgtctctctctctctctctcccccctctctctctctctctctctctccctctctctctctccctctctctctgtctctctccccctctctctctctctctgtctctctctctctctctccccccctctctctctctctctctctccctctctctcttctccctctctctctgtctctctccccctcctctctctctctctctctctctctctctctccctctctctctgtctctctccctccccctcctctctctctctctctctctctctctctctctctctctctctctctctctctctctctctcctctctctctctctcctcccctcagagGCTGTCTTCCTGCAGCGGGGACCAGCGTGTCGCGGGTTCGATTCCCTGTGTGTCCGGTCCAGCGGAGGCGGCCCCGTCCCCCGGCAGGTGGAGACAAACCTCCAGCTCGGTCAGacgtctcttcttctctcacgGATCCGTtcattagtttgtgtgtgtttttcattcgTCAGGTTTCGGCCAGGAAGCGGGCGGGGCCGGGGACGGGAAGCGCCGACGTCGGGCGGCGCTGCGGCGGCGGCCgccgaggaagagagaggaggccggGGGCGGACGGAGGTTCGGGTGGAGCGGAGCTGAAGAGAGCGAGGCTGGACGGCTTCAGGTCGGTCAGAGTCAGATACCGCTTCGCCTTCCAGGTCATAATGTTCACCTGGTGAACACACACGCCCCAAAGAATAGGAAATAATCCCATTCCTtctttcatggtgacatcatgctgcaccaggacgAATAAAACCAGatttctgctcttcctctctgatcTCCATTGGCTGACACGTCTGAtccctgtctgtgttttgttcaattctgtttcttTGTGACTTTCAGTCTGATCCGGTCTGATAAACCTCTCTCCCACAGACCAGAGGAGGCCGGAGCACCGGCCAATGGAGAGAGGCTGCCGGGGTCATGTGACCAACCAGGAAGTGAGAGCTGTTCCTCTGGAGGTGATTGATCTCATTCAGCTCAGTTTCCTACAGAGGAACAAAACCCCCTTCTGCCCCTGGAGGAGGGGATGTTGGTTaactctgtgcgtgtgtgtgcgtgtgtgtgtgtgtgtgtgtgtgtgtgtgtgtgtgtgtgtgtgtgtgtgtgtgtgtgtgtgtgtgtgtgtgtgtgtgtgcctccagcagagcagcagcagtcatCAGAGCGCtgtgaggagagcagagcagctgaGGTGAGACGCTCCGCCCCCCAGCTAATATCTGAAAACCTTAAAATCAGTAAtgtaatatgcttcaattacttaaaaactaatttatcagatcaatcacaagacatttctctttttttaacatgtttaatgtaagactgtagaacatatgtaaaatatttatgtcaaatattgactttttgcatttgttgcTCTGCGTCCCAACAACTCTGCAGTTATCACAGTCGTCACGGTAATAAAAAATTAGGAGCGGTGTCATAACGGTTATTGTTTTTTACGGCGGTACACAGTGACACCGGTACCGGTTCTGCAGCTGTTCCAGTGAGACTCGTCTGTCGGCTCTTTACTTTGAACCAGATGCTTTCCAGCAGGAACATCAGCAAGCTGACCGCTGGCTGAGGGGAAAATAAACATGTACAATTATATatattacatgtgtgtgtgtgtgtgtgtgtgtgtgtgtcagctgcaGGCGTCGGGTCTCTGAAGGTCACCATCCAGCAGAGCAGTGAGAGCCGtgagttcagacagacagacaggtcagctgacagacagacaggtggactcTACTGCCACGTCTGTAACAGCAGCTGCTCCGGTCTACAGGTAGGCACTGTTTACCCCCCATACTTAACCCATATACCCCCCATACAATACCCATATACCCCCCATACCACACCTATATACCCAATATACCCCCTCATACACTATCCATATACCCCATATGCCCCCCATACAATACCCATATGCCCCATATACGCCATGAAGTACCCACATACCCCCATATACACTATAATGTACCCATATACCCCCCCATACAGCACTTCTATACCCAGTACAGTACTCAAATGCCCCTCATAGCATACTCATTTACCCATAAAGTACCCATATACCCCTTATACAACACAAACATATCAGACGGGCAAtaagataagtgtgtgtgtgtgtgtgtgtgtgtgtgtgtgtgtgtgtctgtccagggCGTTCCAGGACCATATGGCCGGAGCAGAACACCAGAGGAAACTGAAGGAGATCACACACTCTGTCTGcctcagtacacacacaccgcagggcaggtacacacacacacacacacacacactgttgtttgCATGTTACCATGGCGAGGGAACATTGCAGTGTAAACAGTAAAACTGACTGGACAGAGGCCTTCAGgctcagtgtgttgtgtgtgaagaCTCACAGCTCATCAGTGTGAACAGATCCTCTGCTGTGAAGTGACACCATGCacaaatgaacaacaacaaatgatgTCATATTTGTGAGACGGTAAATCATGGAAGCTGGTCAACATGAATAAATTGCAGTCCAAGTGTTAATTTTAAAGAATATTTGTTTTGGGTCCTCCGTCTGTTTCTGAGTCGGTGTCTTGTGCTCCAGGGGGCGTCGGCCTGGCGTGCAGCGCTGGTGTGACACCTGCCAATCACATTTCAGCGGTGATGTCATCCTCCACCGTCGGACCAACGAACACAAGGTAAGGCCGATGACATCGCTACGTGCACCGATTTGATCGGTCAGAGGGTTTCCTTGGAGCAAACGGTCANNNNNNNNNNNNNNNNNNNNNNNNNNNNNNNNNNNNNNNNNNNNNNNNNNNNNNNNNNNNNNNNNNNNNNNNNNNNNNNNNNNNNNNNNNNNNNNNNNNNNNNNNNNNNNNNNNNNNNNNNNNNNNNNNNNNNNNNNNNNNNNNNNNNNNNNNNNNNNNNNNNNNNNNNNNNNNNNNNNNNNNNNNNNNNNNNNNNNNNNACTGTAAAAACTGTTAGtgttaaaactgtaaaaactgtaagtATTAAAACGGTTAAAAAACTGTCAgtattaaaactgtaaaaactgtaagtattaaatctgtaaatacagtaaaaaactGTCAgtattaaaactgtaaaaactgtcagtattaaaactgtaaaaactgtaagtattaaaactgtaaatactgtaaaaactgttagtgttaaaactgtaaaaactgtaagtATTAAAACGGTAAAAACTGTCAgtattaaaactgtaaaaactgtaagtattaaaactgtaaaaactgtaaaaactgtcagtattaaaactgtaaaaactgtcagtattaaaactgtaaaaactgtaagtattaaatctgtaaatacagtaaataacTGTCAgtattaaaactgtaaaaactgtcagtattaaaactgtaaaaactgtaagtattaaaactgtaaatactgtaaaaactgttagtgttaaaaactgtaaaaactgtaagtATTAAAACGGTAAAAACTGTCAGTatttaaaactgtaaaaactgtaaaaactgtcagtattaaaactgtaaaaactgtcagtattaaaactgtaaaaactgtaaaaactgtcagtattaaaactgtaaaaactgtcagtattaaaactgtaaaaactgtaaaaaactgTCAGTATTAAAAGTGTAAAAACTGTAAGTATTAaaactgtaaatactgtaaaaaacTGTTAGtgttaaaactgtaaaaaactgtaagtaTTAAAACGGTAAAAACTGTAAGTATTAaaactgtaaatactgtaaaaactgtcagtattaaaactgtaaaaactgtaagtATTAAAACGGTAAAAAACTGTAAGTATTAaaactgtaaatactgtaaaaactgttagtgttaaaactgtaaaaactgtaagtattaaaactgtaaatactgtaaaaactgttagTATtaaaactgtaaacactgtaagtATTAAAACTGCAAATACTGTAAGTATTAAAACtaaatactgtaaaaactgttagtattaaaactgtaaaaactaagtatttaaaacaataaaactattaaaaactaTAAATACCGTAAACACTGTCAgtattaaaactgtaaaaactgttaAGTATTAgaactgtaaatactgtaaaaactgtcagtattaaaactgtaaatactgtaaacacTGTTAGTATTAAAAGTGTAAAAACTGTAAGTATTagaactgtaaacactgtaaaaactgtattaaaactgtaaatactgtaaatattaaAACTGCGAATACTGTCAATTAAAACATCAGACGACATTtgacagaaacaaagagggaattCAACCGCTAACACTCAGATatatagagacagaaacagagagagagatggagggatgagggtgAAGAAAGCAGGAAAGGGCAGAGAGCCAttagagagaagaaagggaagtcagagagagagagtggtggagcgaggcagaggagaatggagggaggcggaggcagagctgctgctgcgcttagctattagcattagGAGCAACTGATGGTTCGCTGCTATTGTGAAGCAAAGTGACTCTGAAGGACAGGACAACCTGCCTCTTTACACACATTACTGCtgagagcctgtgtgtgtgtgtgtgtgtgtgtgtggtgtgtgtgtgtgtctgtgcatgtgtgtgcgtttgaacTAAAAGGACCAGTGTGTATCACAAGGCCAACTCCCCTGGCCTTGTACATAATTGTTCATCACTAATAATGACCTTTCGTCTGATTGAGCACTTCATTTaggaacaaacaaacacacacacacacacacacacacacacacacgtacctgACAGATATATTCAAATGCAGATATAGCAAATTAAAAGCATTGAGAGGCGACTCGCTGTTGTGTGAATTAGCAGCGAGACGGCGGTGAAAGCTGAATGTCTTCAACACACCCTGGCCTTGTGCTGGAGCCTCAGCAGCAGGTGGGATAAATACAGCCATTATCTTTCACCGCCACCGTAATCTGCTAATTTCTCTGACAGGTTGACTGCAGGGGAAGAAAAGTGTCCATTCACCCAGGAGaggaaacatgttttttacctctggaggagcagagcaggagacaggaggcttcAGACTGTGGTCACATGGTTTTTATCTTAACTGCACAAATTCATCAATCTTTATTTATTGGCCCAGTTGGGAAGTTTGTTGTGGAGTcaggtaaaaaaacaagaagggCGTCCTGctggactgtctgtctgtctgtctgcctgtctgtctgtctgctcgcctgtctgtctgtctgtctgtctgcctgtctgtctgtctgctcgcctgtctgtctgtctgtctgtctgcctgtctgtctgtctgcccgtctgtctgtctgtctgtctgtctgtctgtctgcctgtgtgtctgcccgtctgtctgtctgtctgtctgcctgtctgtctgcccgtctgtctgtctgtctgcctgtctgtctgtctgtctgtctgtctgtctgtccgctcTCGgtccaaggatcagttgatcacattttggtggtggtggattggtggatctgggatttccactaTTAGACCattattgattttttattaCACCAGCACATaactgcattcatgtgctgaaAGTCGGCAGCTGAGCAGCGTTGCTTCAgatgttattttgaaaatcaaacccggaagacaaagGATAAACAAGCAAAAACTGAGCTAATTTCACCTTAATGcaacaaaacacaagaaaactAAGATAAGTAGCAATAGTGACACTGAATTATAAATCCAATATTACTGTTTGAAAAAATCAGACTAGGCatcataacataacatttcTCTATCGGTCTACCAGCGCTGTAGTCTTAGCCTAGCTTAGCTTAACCTGGTGTAGAATTTAAATGTATAGAGGTGTTACAGTTTTATTCcaacctgcagcagcctgtctccatgatggaggaacatgtagaactgtgtgttagttaataaagtgtaaatctgtagaactgtgtgttagttaataaagtgtaaatctgtagaactgtgtgttagttaataaagtgtaaatctgtagaactgtgtgttagttaataaagtgtaaatctgtagaactgtgtgttagttaataaagtgtaaatctgtagaactgtgttagttaataaagtgtaaatctgtagaactgtgtgttagttaataaagtgtaaatctgtagaactgtgttagttaataaagtgtaaatctgtagaactgtgtgttagttaataaagtgtaaatctgtagaactgtgttagttaataaagtgtaaatctgtagaactgtgtgttagttaataaagtgtaaatctgtagaactgtgttagttaataaagtgtaaatctgtagaactgtgtgtgttagttaataaagtgtaaatctgtagaactgtgtgttagttaataaagtgtaaatctgtagaactgtgtgttagttaataaagtgtaaatctgtagaactgtgtgttagttaataaagtgtaaaatcTGTAgaaactgtgtgttagttaataataagtgtaaatctgtagaactgtgtgttagttaataaagtgtaaatctgtatgaagcagctagaagcagagagcagctgagtcagcttgttgtggtgtggctgtagatccattcaagtaacgttctcagtaaaagtgaaatagtgtgataaggtggatttggtgtactgtgacacagtaaactgtcttgtctttagccctagtctctaactccaaaacactctgagttgtagcttgagaagagtcagctcagttaacctgaacaaactgttagctagctaactagccggcaaacacactgatgttaatgtgaacacgctaacgctagctgctgctagctacgttagctagtgtgctaatcagaaaTCAAAGTGATGGAAATCGTCAgtcagaaatgaaccatgtctgttcatagagctgtggacctccaacatggccgccccTGTCAGGTGTTTACATCACCTGACAGCCTCTAGGTGGGTGGAGCTGCTGGTCTGGGGTCAGCGATGTAGTTGTAGCAgtgtattatgtatgtatagGTGGGCGGGAGAGGGCTGATCTGGGGTCAGCTCTGGTCGATAGTCAATCTCTGCAGTCAGCCGGAAAACAATGAGACCATTAGAGAGGAGACAGCGCTCTGCTCAGCTGGAAGAACAGATACACTAAATATAGAGGAGAAACCACAgggggcgagagacagagagagagagagagagagagagagagagagagaggagagagagacagagagagagaagagagagagacagagagagagagagagaggagagagagagagacagagaagaggagagagagagagacgagagagagactcgagagagagagtgagagagagagaaagagagagagagagaggagacgagagcagagagagacagagagagaggagagagagaggaggtgagagagaggagagagagcgagcagagagagagggagaggagagcagagagagagaagggagagagagagacaggagagagaggagagacaggagagagagagagacgagagagagagagagacagagagagacagagacgagagagagagacgaggaggagagagagagagagagagatagagaggagagacacattTCAAGACtcatggaaaaacacaaaggagAAAAATTCAATTCGTAAACAATATCATCAAAGCAGTTTAACATAATGTCAAttttcaaaaaccaacaaacaGTTTGCATATTCAAACCGTATTAAGATGATGAACTAATGGGTTTGAAAAACGTACCAAAACAGTTTCATATAGTCTCCAATATGTTTATAAAACAGGAGCTGTGGTAGATGTGTGTTGGTCAGGTCTGGTTCAGCAGGTATCCACCGTCAGCCTCTGCACTTGTGTGCACCTAAAAATAAagttgtgtgatgtgtgttatTGCATTCTGAAAATCTTTTGATAAccagtaactgtgtgtgtgtgtgtgtgtgtgtgttgtgtgtgtgtgtgtgatgtaaccTGGCTGGCTGCTCATTGTGCGTCTGAATGGCAGCAGCTCTCTCAGCCTGCGGGCTCCGTGACACCAAGCTGCTCAGCACAGGAGACACTGAAGCCAACTGCGGCTgccagcgctgtgtgtgtgtgtgtgtgtgtgtgtgtgtgtgtgtgtgtgtgtgtgtgtggagcggcggaggggggtggggggcggggggggcgtgAAGATCGCTAGACCGACAATGACTCAGACTAGAGAGCTAGAACAGAGACACATCTTAATGGAAAACTCCCCTAAGACACTTTAACTCTGTTCAAACGCAGCTACTGTTTTTCTGGCCTCCAGgtagtttggtgtatttttcttcttcgtggaaaactggccaatcgtagacgaggggGACGCAGGTTCTCGACTGTGCACGCCACCCTCCCTCCAAACTGACtggtgttttcatgtttttgcaaacaataaaaacagattacCTGTCCGTCTCAAAGAAGAAACCTTTCCTCCATGTTGATCCATCATGCTGGCAtgtgcgacacacacacacacacacacacacacacacacacacacacacacacacgcacacacacacccctctgctGTTGACTTCTGGTCTACTGACCTCATCAGTGACCGCGGGCGACCCACGAACAATGACATCAGACGGAGCGTGACCAATTAGAACTCCCTCCCTGCTCTGTATGTGAAACCTGATAGGCCGAGCAGCCTGGAGcctgggggggggtggggggggcgaagggggggggggagcagagcCTCGATCTGGGACAGGCAGCCAGCGGAGCCTCCTTCATCCTGGAGTCAAACCAgcaacctggagagagagaacctgaCTCAATGAATCATTacattactactaatactaatactaatactaatactaatactaatactactactactactactactactactactccttctccttctcctccacacCAGCAGATATTTTCCCTCCATCACTGTCAGTTTGGTAGAAAGTGACTCCTGTGATGTCAACATTGGTTAGCATTAGCCGCTACGCTACATGGTGATGAATAAAGACTCTGCTAACAAAACACTGCTGCTTATCTGATACACACTCAGCTTActgaccaggtgtgtgtgtgtgtgtgtgtgtgtgtgtgtgtgtgtgtgtgtgtgtgtgtctcagtatcAGCTCATCGTTGCTGATGTTATCAAGGCCAAAGAAcccccccgccacacacacacacccagctgaCCCCGGTCCTGACCCCTCCCACCTGTGCGATCATCAGGTAACTCACCTGGGTGCCAGcaggggtcaaagttcaacCCTCTACTTTcccatgacctttgaccccccctccccctgaaGTGCCTGCTTTATGGAACAGAGTCAGCTGTCATGTTTACCAGTGAGACTTTATTCTCCtttatgaagcactttgttaagACCCAGCTGCAGGAGCACAGCGCCACCTGCAGGAGACTTCTTTACTTCAGACTCAGGTCAGCTTACAGATTTCTTCactgtgaaggagagagatggtgaagaCATGGCAACATGGCCGCATGGCCTCATGGCAGCATGGCCGCATGGCCTCATGGCAACATGGCCGCATGGCCGCATGGCAGCATGGCAGCATGGCAGCATGGCCGCATGGCCGCATGGCCGCATGGCAGCATGGCAGCATGGCCGCATGGCCGCATGGCCTCATGGCCTCATGGCAACATGGCCGCATGGCCGCATGGCCGCATGGCCGCATGGCCTCATGGCCGCATGGCCGCATGGCCTCATGGCCTCATGGCAACATGGCCGCATGGCCGCATGGCAGCATGGCAGCATGGCCGCATGGCCGCATGGCCTCATGGCCTCATGGCAACATGGCCGCATGGCCGCATGGCCGCATGGCCTCATGGCCTCATGGCAACATGGCCGCATGGCCGCATGGCAGCATGGCCGCATGGCCTCATGGCCTCATGGCAACATGGCCGCATGGCCGCATGGCCGCATGGCCGCATGGCCGCATGGCCTCATGGCCGCATGGCCGCATGGCCTCATGGCAACATGG encodes the following:
- the LOC144539633 gene encoding uncharacterized protein LOC144539633, which gives rise to MVKQQRRTNRGCLPAAGTSVSRVRFPVCPVQRRRPRPPAGFGQEAGGAGDGKRRRRAALRRRPPRKREEAGGGRRFGWSGAEESEAGRLQTRGGRSTGQWREAAGVM